From the genome of Sphingobium sp. JS3065, one region includes:
- a CDS encoding 4Fe-4S binding protein, giving the protein MGFEDHPTVRALRERGESQSTEMVSAALLKEIALECGAADVGLIEITRPAIAPQIPYIQKVYAKTKTLMAIVCRMNELPVRSQTRSVANEEFHATYDHVNEACREIVRALTKRGIPACNAIAAFPMELDQPKIMMVQHKPVAVEAGLGHMGVHRSVIHPKFGSFILLGTVLLGVEVDEYDHPVDYNPCLGCKLCVAACPVGAIKADGAFDFMTCYTHNYHDFTGNFLNWVENVVEAKDKKDYRERIQPSETQLIWQSLSFKPQYKAAYCISVCPAGEEVISPFLRDRKTYVEDVVKPLLDKEEVLYVIKGTDADESAPRKFPHKRIKHVRAGRITTSLGGHLFSLRLSFQRGAARSLDLTSHWTFEDKKDHHATIHVAGKLLEIDDRRHVGDADFKVWVKSDRWFDYLNLLCELDDLFAEGSIRLDGDREKLDAYLACFPF; this is encoded by the coding sequence ATGGGATTTGAAGATCATCCGACCGTCCGCGCACTACGGGAACGAGGAGAATCCCAGTCGACGGAGATGGTCTCGGCCGCCCTGCTGAAGGAGATCGCGCTCGAATGCGGGGCCGCCGATGTCGGGCTGATCGAAATCACCCGCCCCGCTATCGCCCCGCAAATTCCCTATATCCAGAAAGTCTACGCCAAGACGAAGACCCTGATGGCCATCGTCTGCCGGATGAACGAATTGCCGGTGCGATCCCAGACGCGGTCGGTGGCGAACGAGGAATTTCACGCCACCTACGACCATGTGAATGAGGCGTGCCGGGAAATCGTGCGCGCCCTCACCAAACGCGGCATTCCGGCATGCAACGCCATCGCGGCCTTCCCCATGGAGCTGGACCAGCCCAAGATCATGATGGTGCAGCACAAGCCCGTCGCGGTCGAGGCCGGGCTGGGCCATATGGGCGTCCACCGCAGCGTCATCCATCCGAAATTCGGCAGCTTCATATTGCTGGGCACGGTGCTGCTGGGCGTCGAGGTCGACGAATATGACCACCCGGTCGACTATAATCCGTGCCTGGGCTGCAAGCTGTGCGTCGCCGCCTGCCCCGTGGGCGCGATCAAGGCGGACGGCGCGTTCGACTTCATGACCTGCTACACGCACAATTACCATGATTTCACCGGCAACTTCCTGAACTGGGTCGAAAATGTCGTGGAGGCCAAGGACAAGAAGGATTATCGCGAACGCATCCAGCCCAGCGAGACCCAACTCATCTGGCAGTCCCTCTCGTTCAAGCCGCAATATAAGGCCGCCTATTGCATATCGGTCTGCCCGGCGGGCGAGGAGGTGATTTCCCCCTTCCTTCGGGATCGCAAGACCTATGTCGAGGATGTGGTGAAGCCGCTGCTCGACAAGGAGGAGGTGCTGTACGTCATCAAGGGCACCGACGCCGACGAGAGCGCGCCGCGCAAATTCCCGCACAAGCGGATCAAGCATGTGCGGGCGGGCCGGATCACGACCAGCCTGGGCGGCCATCTTTTCTCCCTGCGGCTCAGCTTCCAGCGGGGCGCGGCCCGCTCGCTCGACCTGACGAGCCACTGGACCTTCGAGGACAAGAAGGATCATCATGCGACGATCCACGTCGCCGGCAAATTGCTGGAGATCGATGACCGGCGCCATGTCGGGGACGCCGACTTCAAGGTCTGGGTGAAGTCGGACCGCTGGTTCGACTATCTCAATCTGCTGTGCGAACTGGACGATCTGTTCGCGGAAGGCTCCATCCGCCTGGATGGCGACCGGGAAAAGCTGGACGCCTATCTCGCCTGCTTCCCCTTCTGA
- a CDS encoding glycosyltransferase, translating to MSGIALTTPFASLALLAGLLLLFGKIWPSRPGLIATIGCTILYYLQWRVTQTIPWGSGGRALCWPLICLFVEMAALFDGAILLAILSRPRDRSAEADRGEARLRRAWKADAAILPPVDVFIATYNEPREVLEKTILGCLSLDWPDARVWVLDDGRRPWVRDLCVAKGAGYINRPDNKGAKAGNINHGLTVTQAPFVAVFDADFVPRRDFLLRTMGFFDEARIGIVQVPHSFYNHDPMQTNLGLQQAMPDDQRFFFEAIMPGRDGWDAAFCCGSNSVTRRTLFESIGGGLPEGSITEDMLLTMASLRQGYVTRYLNEPLAFGLAPESTAAFFVQRQRWAQGAIQILYLKQGPLGPGLKLRHRLLFLPSAWITQGLQSVFMVLTPILFMLFNLAPMTGIDLQAVIHYVLPLIVAMMSGITLLAPGRYYPLAAQILSMFQTFRILPVALQTLFKPKGLVFKVTPKGADAGGNPWESNILCSALALIALSFAGLMINASADRHIVSQMGLMPMVAIWTMLNMFMLLLVAMMCLEKPRVRGEERFALRKGVTLLGSDGQMIRSSKGDISISGLGLEADEPTDLRVGDRVEMVVPDVGLVRGFVRRAGRRIGVEFDFHSEDVRDRLIISLFTGAIEVNAHRPTAFAAALAVVRRLWAADLSIAQGVPRLPGMAAPGQEKLSAQTRVIAPTDRSMRPTGSPDWQEAPLSAIG from the coding sequence ATGTCGGGCATTGCCTTGACGACGCCCTTCGCATCGCTGGCGCTGCTGGCGGGACTGCTGTTGCTGTTCGGGAAGATATGGCCGTCGCGTCCCGGCCTGATCGCGACTATCGGCTGCACGATCCTCTATTATCTCCAATGGCGGGTCACCCAGACGATCCCCTGGGGTTCCGGCGGCAGAGCATTGTGCTGGCCGCTCATCTGCCTGTTCGTGGAAATGGCGGCGCTGTTCGACGGCGCCATCCTGCTCGCCATCCTGTCGCGCCCGCGCGACCGGTCGGCGGAGGCCGACAGGGGGGAAGCGCGGCTGCGCAGGGCATGGAAGGCCGATGCCGCCATCCTGCCCCCGGTGGACGTCTTCATCGCGACCTATAACGAACCCCGCGAAGTGCTGGAAAAGACCATATTGGGCTGCCTCTCGCTCGACTGGCCGGATGCGCGGGTGTGGGTGCTGGACGACGGGCGGCGGCCATGGGTGCGCGACCTCTGCGTCGCGAAGGGCGCGGGCTATATCAACCGCCCCGACAACAAGGGCGCGAAGGCGGGCAACATCAATCACGGGCTGACCGTCACGCAGGCGCCGTTCGTGGCGGTGTTCGACGCGGATTTCGTGCCGCGGCGCGATTTCCTGCTGCGGACGATGGGCTTTTTCGATGAGGCGCGGATCGGCATCGTCCAGGTTCCGCACAGTTTCTACAATCATGATCCGATGCAGACCAATCTGGGCCTGCAACAGGCGATGCCGGACGACCAGCGCTTCTTCTTCGAAGCGATCATGCCCGGCCGCGACGGTTGGGACGCGGCCTTCTGCTGCGGGTCGAATTCCGTCACGCGCAGGACTTTGTTCGAATCGATCGGCGGCGGATTGCCGGAAGGGTCGATCACGGAGGATATGCTGCTGACCATGGCCAGCCTGCGGCAGGGCTATGTGACGCGCTATCTGAACGAGCCGCTGGCGTTCGGGCTGGCGCCGGAAAGCACCGCCGCCTTTTTCGTCCAGCGCCAGCGCTGGGCGCAGGGCGCGATCCAGATCCTCTATCTGAAGCAGGGTCCGCTGGGGCCGGGGCTGAAGCTGCGCCATCGCCTGCTGTTCCTGCCCAGCGCATGGATCACCCAGGGTCTGCAATCCGTCTTCATGGTGCTGACGCCCATCCTTTTCATGTTGTTCAACCTGGCGCCGATGACAGGCATCGACCTCCAGGCCGTGATCCACTATGTCCTGCCTCTGATCGTCGCGATGATGAGCGGCATCACCCTGCTCGCGCCGGGCCGCTATTATCCGCTGGCCGCGCAGATATTGTCGATGTTCCAGACCTTCCGCATCCTGCCGGTCGCGTTGCAGACGCTCTTCAAGCCGAAGGGCCTGGTCTTCAAGGTGACGCCCAAGGGCGCGGATGCTGGCGGAAACCCCTGGGAAAGCAACATATTATGCAGTGCGCTCGCGCTGATCGCCCTCAGTTTCGCGGGGCTGATGATCAATGCGAGCGCCGACCGCCATATCGTGTCGCAGATGGGCCTGATGCCGATGGTCGCGATTTGGACCATGTTGAATATGTTCATGCTGCTGCTGGTGGCGATGATGTGCCTGGAAAAGCCGCGCGTCCGGGGCGAGGAACGCTTTGCCTTGCGGAAGGGCGTGACGCTGCTGGGCAGCGACGGGCAGATGATCCGGTCCAGCAAAGGCGACATCTCCATCTCTGGCCTTGGGCTGGAAGCCGACGAACCCACCGACCTGCGGGTCGGCGACCGTGTCGAGATGGTGGTGCCCGATGTCGGCCTGGTGCGCGGCTTCGTGCGCCGCGCGGGCAGGCGGATCGGCGTTGAATTCGACTTCCATTCGGAGGATGTGCGCGACCGGCTGATCATATCGCTGTTCACTGGCGCGATAGAGGTCAACGCCCATCGCCCGACTGCTTTCGCCGCCGCCCTCGCGGTCGTGCGGCGGCTGTGGGCGGCGGATTTGAGCATCGCTCAAGGCGTTCCGCGCCTGCCCGGCATGGCTGCCCCCGGCCAGGAAAAGCTGAGCGCGCAGACGCGCGTCATAGCGCCGACCGACCGGTCCATGCGGCCGACAGGATCGCCGGATTGGCAGGAAGCGCCCTTGAGCGCCATCGGGTGA
- a CDS encoding PepSY domain-containing protein, which produces MSPSDLAVARRGVSPFAAPALWKAAKRWLYVFHRWTGIILSLFFAIWFLSGLVMLYISFPSFRAPERVATAAPLDWGQVRVGPDRALASLGQPDFPTEMRLGMTGGEPLYIFATSQGRRAVSARTGAEILSVDRRRAGSIASALIDAPVVSVDPVDHDQWVVTRAYKAMAPFWRIRMADAAATDLYVSQRTGEVVQNSTARERFWNWLGAVPHWIYFEALRLFQEPWRQTVLWTSGIGMLGAMAGFWIGILRIRLKRRYKSGSVSPYRGWMKWHHVTGMIGGLFLIGWVFSGWLSMSPWGGLRDRDHGDAASLYAGAKPSFPATDLAALVREGGGAREVRFAWLGGQPVMTLWGRGKPRSLSGATARPLTLDRHHIIAMARTAMPGAALVAVQRLDRPDRYWYSTGDPRDDSRPLPVLRLKFDDPSQTWLHIDPATGALLGQIGSAGRGHRWLFNALHSLDFPWLLIWPPLRHILVWLLSSAGLAISVSAMVIGWRRLMRL; this is translated from the coding sequence ATGTCGCCTTCTGACCTGGCGGTGGCACGGCGAGGGGTATCCCCCTTCGCCGCACCTGCCCTGTGGAAGGCGGCGAAGCGCTGGCTTTATGTCTTCCACCGCTGGACCGGCATCATCCTGAGCCTGTTCTTCGCCATCTGGTTCCTGTCGGGATTGGTGATGCTCTATATCTCCTTCCCGTCCTTCCGCGCGCCCGAACGGGTGGCGACCGCCGCGCCGCTCGACTGGGGGCAGGTGCGGGTCGGCCCCGACCGGGCGCTGGCGAGCCTTGGCCAGCCCGATTTTCCCACGGAAATGCGGCTGGGCATGACGGGCGGGGAGCCGCTCTACATCTTCGCGACGTCCCAGGGCAGGCGCGCCGTGTCGGCCCGGACGGGCGCGGAGATACTGTCGGTCGACAGGCGGCGTGCCGGATCGATCGCTTCGGCCCTGATCGACGCGCCGGTCGTGTCGGTCGATCCGGTCGATCATGACCAGTGGGTCGTCACCCGCGCCTACAAGGCGATGGCGCCGTTCTGGCGCATACGCATGGCCGATGCCGCCGCCACCGACCTCTATGTCAGCCAGCGCACGGGCGAGGTGGTGCAGAATAGCACGGCGCGGGAACGCTTCTGGAACTGGCTAGGCGCGGTGCCGCACTGGATCTATTTCGAAGCGCTGCGCCTGTTTCAGGAACCGTGGCGCCAGACCGTGCTGTGGACGTCGGGTATCGGCATGCTGGGCGCGATGGCCGGGTTCTGGATCGGCATCCTGCGCATCCGGTTGAAGCGCCGCTACAAGTCCGGATCGGTCAGCCCCTATCGCGGCTGGATGAAATGGCATCATGTCACCGGCATGATCGGGGGCCTGTTCCTGATCGGCTGGGTGTTCAGCGGCTGGCTGTCGATGAGTCCGTGGGGCGGGTTGCGCGACAGGGACCATGGCGATGCCGCCAGCCTCTATGCCGGGGCAAAGCCTTCATTCCCGGCCACCGACCTGGCCGCACTGGTGCGGGAAGGCGGGGGCGCAAGGGAGGTTCGCTTCGCCTGGCTGGGCGGCCAGCCCGTCATGACCTTGTGGGGGCGGGGAAAGCCGAGATCGCTGAGCGGCGCGACCGCCCGTCCGCTGACGCTTGATCGTCACCATATCATCGCCATGGCCCGAACCGCGATGCCGGGCGCTGCCCTGGTGGCGGTGCAGCGGCTGGATCGACCGGACCGCTACTGGTATTCCACCGGCGATCCGCGTGACGACAGTCGCCCCTTGCCGGTGTTGCGGCTGAAATTTGACGATCCGTCGCAGACCTGGCTCCATATCGATCCGGCGACAGGCGCTCTGCTGGGCCAGATCGGTTCGGCTGGGCGCGGCCATCGCTGGCTGTTCAACGCCCTGCACAGCCTGGACTTCCCATGGTTGCTGATCTGGCCGCCGCTGCGGCATATTCTCGTCTGGCTCCTGTCCAGCGCGGGGCTGGCGATCTCGGTCAGCGCCATGGTGATCGGGTGGCGGCGGTTGATGCGGCTCTGA
- a CDS encoding acyl-CoA dehydrogenase family protein, which translates to MFSYVPPIDDYRFLLTQVLGFDRAMVETGKDVDADLATAVLEEAGRMCAERLHPINRHGDEEGSRLIDGDVRTPEGFADAWRDFVAAGWPSLSADPEYGGQGLPFILQLWLDEMLAAANMSFGLFPGLTRGACEAIAAHADDALKTIYLPRMVSGEWTGAMALTESGAGTDLALLKTKAEPNADGGYAVTGQKIFISSGDHDFGGNIVHLVLARLPDAPAGVKGISLFLVPKYLPDADGGFTIRNAMSVGALEKKMGIHAQPTCVMNYDGATGWLVGEPHRGLAAMFTMMNAERLMVGIQGLGIAGASYQQAAGYAKERLQGRSADGARGPVAIIEHADVRRMLLNIRAFVEGGRALSGWTALQLDRAHHHPDAAERAKADGLVALLTPVVKAAFTDYGFESAVQAQQVFGGHGYIREWGMEQYVRDARIAQIYEGTNGVQAMDLVGRKLPMAGGAVVEGFFALVADDLEAAGTIGIAASTREALALLRDVTASLRGAGVEAAGAAAADYLRLFALVSMGWMWTRMAAAEGDTPLHDAKRAVAGFFAQRMLPQVRGLAGSVAAGEATIMALAVDAF; encoded by the coding sequence ATGTTCAGCTATGTTCCGCCGATCGATGATTACCGCTTCCTGCTGACCCAGGTGCTTGGCTTCGACCGGGCGATGGTGGAGACGGGCAAGGATGTCGACGCGGACCTGGCGACGGCGGTGCTGGAGGAAGCGGGGCGGATGTGCGCGGAACGGCTGCACCCGATCAACCGCCATGGCGATGAGGAGGGGAGCCGCCTGATCGACGGCGACGTGCGGACTCCGGAGGGTTTCGCGGACGCCTGGCGCGATTTCGTGGCGGCTGGCTGGCCGTCGCTGTCGGCGGACCCGGAATATGGCGGGCAGGGCCTGCCCTTCATCCTCCAGCTCTGGCTGGACGAGATGCTGGCCGCGGCCAACATGTCCTTCGGCCTGTTCCCCGGCCTGACGCGCGGCGCGTGCGAGGCGATTGCCGCCCATGCCGACGATGCCCTGAAGACCATCTACCTGCCGCGCATGGTAAGCGGCGAATGGACCGGCGCCATGGCGTTGACCGAAAGCGGCGCGGGCACGGACCTTGCCCTGCTCAAGACCAAGGCGGAGCCGAACGCCGACGGCGGTTATGCCGTGACGGGACAGAAGATATTCATTTCCTCAGGCGACCATGATTTCGGCGGCAACATCGTCCATCTGGTGCTGGCCCGCCTGCCCGACGCGCCTGCGGGCGTGAAGGGGATCAGCCTGTTCCTGGTGCCCAAATATCTGCCCGACGCGGACGGCGGCTTCACGATCCGCAACGCCATGTCGGTCGGCGCGCTGGAAAAGAAGATGGGCATCCACGCCCAGCCGACCTGCGTGATGAATTATGACGGCGCGACCGGCTGGCTGGTGGGCGAACCGCATCGCGGGCTGGCCGCCATGTTCACCATGATGAACGCCGAACGGCTGATGGTCGGCATCCAGGGCCTGGGCATCGCCGGTGCGTCCTATCAGCAGGCCGCCGGTTATGCCAAGGAACGGCTCCAGGGCCGCAGCGCGGACGGGGCGAGGGGGCCCGTGGCGATCATCGAACATGCCGACGTGCGGCGCATGCTCCTCAATATCCGCGCCTTTGTGGAGGGCGGGCGGGCGCTCTCCGGCTGGACGGCGTTGCAGCTCGACCGGGCGCATCACCATCCCGACGCTGCGGAGCGGGCCAAGGCCGATGGCCTGGTCGCGCTGCTGACGCCGGTGGTGAAGGCGGCCTTCACCGATTACGGCTTCGAAAGCGCGGTGCAGGCGCAGCAGGTGTTCGGCGGCCATGGCTACATCCGCGAATGGGGCATGGAACAATATGTCCGCGATGCGCGCATCGCCCAGATCTATGAGGGCACCAACGGCGTGCAGGCCATGGATCTGGTCGGGCGCAAGCTGCCCATGGCGGGCGGCGCGGTGGTCGAGGGCTTTTTCGCGCTGGTCGCGGACGATCTGGAAGCGGCCGGGACCATCGGGATCGCGGCGAGCACGCGGGAGGCGCTGGCCCTGTTGCGCGATGTGACGGCTTCGCTGCGCGGCGCGGGCGTGGAGGCGGCGGGCGCGGCGGCGGCCGATTATCTGCGCCTGTTCGCGCTGGTTTCGATGGGCTGGATGTGGACGCGCATGGCCGCCGCAGAGGGGGATACGCCGCTGCATGACGCCAAGCGCGCCGTCGCCGGCTTTTTCGCCCAGCGGATGTTGCCGCAGGTCCGGGGACTGGCAGGCAGCGTCGCGGCGGGCGAAGCGACGATCATGGCGCTGGCCGTCGACGCCTTCTGA
- a CDS encoding fatty acid desaturase family protein yields the protein MEEIAKDRPPGYRYSRRGTLALIRELSVIDDRRNAWLLLLQWAIAIAAGAIAIHVDRVPVYLLAGFVIGSRIQCLAVMMHDACHGMLFSNRRINDWIGDIFVAYPLGFSIHLYRANHLYHHRYTNTLRDRDYRVQRRDPDQHFPKSPAAMAWLLVRSATGLNFYRMARDSRIWAPFANFHNPGRFGFDYSLGLRIRYVVWAVLFYGLILWSPWRWQILGLLLIPQFIWANVFNRIRAIAEHNGVADEQELNGTRTVIPTWLDRFLIAPFNVSYHLEHHLFPSVPWPNLRRLHAHLMTDPAYAADAHITPGYWGVIRELMPPPASTSANRPVTR from the coding sequence ATGGAGGAAATCGCCAAGGATCGTCCGCCCGGATACCGATATTCGCGGCGCGGCACATTGGCCCTCATCCGGGAACTGTCGGTCATCGACGACCGCCGCAACGCATGGCTGCTCCTTCTGCAATGGGCGATCGCCATCGCGGCGGGCGCGATCGCGATCCACGTCGACCGGGTTCCGGTCTACCTGCTGGCAGGCTTCGTTATCGGGTCGCGCATCCAATGCCTGGCGGTGATGATGCACGATGCCTGTCACGGGATGCTGTTCAGCAATCGCCGCATCAACGATTGGATCGGCGATATTTTCGTCGCCTATCCGCTCGGCTTCAGCATTCACCTCTACCGCGCCAATCATCTGTACCACCACCGCTACACCAACACGCTGCGCGACCGCGACTATCGCGTCCAGCGCAGGGATCCCGACCAGCATTTCCCGAAAAGCCCGGCCGCCATGGCCTGGCTGCTGGTCCGCAGCGCGACCGGCCTTAATTTTTACCGGATGGCGCGGGACAGCCGGATCTGGGCGCCCTTCGCCAATTTCCATAATCCCGGACGCTTCGGTTTCGATTATAGCCTGGGGTTGCGCATCCGATATGTGGTCTGGGCCGTGCTCTTCTACGGCCTGATCCTGTGGTCGCCGTGGCGCTGGCAGATATTGGGCCTTCTGCTGATCCCGCAATTCATCTGGGCGAATGTCTTCAACCGGATCAGGGCGATAGCGGAACATAATGGCGTCGCCGACGAGCAGGAACTCAACGGCACGCGCACGGTCATCCCGACATGGCTCGACCGGTTCCTGATCGCGCCCTTCAATGTCAGCTATCATCTGGAACATCATCTGTTCCCGTCCGTGCCCTGGCCCAACCTGCGCCGCCTGCACGCGCATTTGATGACCGACCCCGCCTATGCGGCGGACGCCCACATCACGCCGGGCTATTGGGGCGTGATCAGGGAGTTGATGCCGCCGCCCGCGTCAACAAGCGCGAACCGGCCCGTCACGCGCTGA
- a CDS encoding HlyD family efflux transporter periplasmic adaptor subunit: MIAVQRLLRARYARILLATGLIGIGTMGFAPYILNDVSTQAAINAPLIRLTAASDGTVANLPADGRYFDRTTAITLLNLSQDTGQVADLKAEAELAQTEMALSQRQLAELNGQTQRLTQRAALFSGAMGARLTADRDAAQADLAGCRAERAEQAANLARTRTLAAQGFISPAGVQKAEAAASLKNSNCVSAAARLQAIQVTRTAAQSDVFVGDSYNDAPYAVQQADRLLLQRQMVEKTLSDATARYRQASLRLKDALARAGYRAPAGTLVWAATASPGAAIRAGEPVLDLLDCRRRFVQVALPERKAEVIGPGTPADVRMIGSDQWLKGRVVNITGAASRRKEELLAASNYSLPEDREIMVDVALPAPEPRRMDGARKCDVGRLAEVRFSRRL; this comes from the coding sequence ATGATCGCTGTTCAACGACTTTTACGGGCAAGATATGCGCGCATCCTGCTGGCGACCGGGCTGATCGGCATAGGCACTATGGGCTTTGCGCCCTATATATTGAACGATGTTTCCACCCAGGCGGCGATCAACGCGCCGCTCATCAGGCTGACAGCCGCCTCCGACGGCACCGTGGCCAACCTTCCCGCCGACGGCCGCTATTTCGACCGGACCACCGCGATCACCCTGCTGAACCTGTCGCAGGACACCGGCCAGGTCGCGGACCTCAAGGCCGAAGCGGAACTGGCGCAGACGGAAATGGCGCTCAGCCAGCGGCAATTGGCGGAACTGAACGGCCAGACGCAAAGGCTGACGCAGCGGGCGGCGCTCTTTTCCGGCGCGATGGGCGCCCGCCTGACCGCCGACCGGGATGCCGCGCAGGCCGATCTGGCCGGTTGCCGGGCGGAGCGGGCGGAGCAGGCCGCCAATCTGGCGCGCACCCGGACCCTGGCAGCGCAGGGCTTTATTTCCCCCGCCGGGGTGCAGAAGGCGGAAGCCGCAGCATCGCTGAAGAACAGCAATTGCGTCAGCGCCGCCGCGCGGTTGCAGGCCATTCAGGTCACGCGGACAGCCGCGCAATCGGACGTTTTCGTGGGCGACAGCTATAATGACGCGCCCTATGCGGTGCAGCAGGCCGACCGGCTGCTGCTGCAAAGGCAGATGGTCGAAAAGACGCTGAGCGATGCGACGGCCCGTTACCGGCAGGCCAGCCTGCGCCTGAAGGATGCGCTGGCCAGGGCAGGGTATCGCGCCCCGGCCGGAACATTGGTGTGGGCGGCGACGGCCAGTCCCGGCGCCGCGATCCGCGCGGGCGAACCGGTGCTGGACCTGCTGGATTGCCGCCGCCGTTTCGTCCAGGTCGCCCTGCCGGAACGCAAGGCGGAGGTCATCGGTCCCGGCACGCCTGCCGATGTCCGCATGATCGGGTCGGATCAGTGGCTGAAGGGGAGGGTGGTGAACATCACCGGCGCCGCCAGCCGCCGCAAGGAAGAATTATTGGCCGCCTCCAACTATTCCCTGCCGGAAGACCGGGAGATCATGGTCGATGTCGCCCTGCCCGCGCCAGAACCGCGGCGGATGGACGGTGCGCGCAAATGCGACGTGGGGCGTCTGGCCGAGGTGCGGTTCAGCCGCAGGCTCTGA